A window from Theobroma cacao cultivar B97-61/B2 chromosome 3, Criollo_cocoa_genome_V2, whole genome shotgun sequence encodes these proteins:
- the LOC18603941 gene encoding protein MICRORCHIDIA 6 isoform X1: MNCVEIVDLSSDDELGEVDVKPVKLEPGTVVGSTTKQKNDHRFQPVELVKYKTQPGKQASEENKSSNNALSTGQSSTSFLEQGQSPGDDTGVSSTSAVSPAPVCRQFWKAGSYEGGLGSKVTLQNSKNYLHVHPLFLHSNATSHKWAFGAIAELLDNAIDEIQNGATFVIVDKTSNPRDGSPALLIQDDGGGMDPEAMRRCMSFGFSDKKSKSAIGQYGNGFKTSSMRLGGDVIVFSRYLDNRSLTQSIGLLSYTFLTRTGHDRIVVPMVDYELNVSTGMLDVLHGREHFVSNLSILLQWSPYSTEAELLKQFDDIGSHGTKIIIYNLWLNNDRDSELDFDSDPKDIRISGDTKKVNTIPAWKAVNEQHIASRYHISLRVYLSILYLRIPDTFRIILRGEIVEHHNIADDLKFIEYILYRPQSLGSVEGTVVCTIGFLKEAPQVNIHGFCVYHKNRLILPFWQVVSYSDSRGRGVVGVLEANFVEPTHNKQDFERTSLFQKLEGRLKEMTWEYWDYHCGLIGYQVKKKSRPAASHVSSHFTGQSSAEQPVLLNQTSLDADRAKTGCTDVGVKQSITNSHGRSMQGLPTKRKEPGDLANFEKVKRQAGTSANTVVQPVDTTANHSKDQETIYLMQENKKLRAKCSEYEKRREELNIKVEKLRSEVSEVQREYYRLLAELNSLDIVKDENDVYM; this comes from the exons ATGAACTGTGTAGAAATTGTGGACTTGTCTAGTGATGATGAACTTGGAGAGGTAGATGTGAAACCTGTTAAATTGGAGCCTGGAACTGTTGTTGGCAGCACAACAAAGCAGAAAAATGACCATAGATTCCAACCTGTTGAGCTTGTTAAGTACAAAACCCAACCTGGAAAACAAGCTtctgaagaaaataaaagctcAAACAACGCTTTAAGTACTGGTCAAAGTAGTACCAGTTTTTTGGAACAAGGCCAGTCTCCAGGGGATGATACAGGTGTTTCTTCAACTTCAGCTGTGTCTCCAGCGCCAGTTTGTCGACAATTCTGGAAAGCTGGGAGCTATGAAGGGGGGCTTGGTTCCAAGGTCACTCTACAAA ATAGCAAAAATTATCTACATGTTCACCCGCTGTTTCTTCATTCAAATGCCACTTCGCATAAGTGGGCCTTTGGTG CTATTGCAGAACTACTTGACAATGCCATTGATGAG ATCCAAAATGGGGCCACTTTTGTCATTGTAGATAAAACATCAAATCCGAGGGATGGGAGTCCAGCATTGTTAATTCAAG ATGATGGTGGTGGAATGGACCCTGAAGCAATGCGTCGCTGCATGAGCTTTGGATTTTCAGATAAGAAGTCAAAATCTGCAATTGGACAAT ATGGCAATGGTTTCAAGACTAGTTCTATGAGACTTGGAGGAGATGTCATTGTTTTCAGCCGCTACTTAGACAATAG GTCATTGACTCAAAGCATTGGTCTCCTCTCTTATACATTCTTGACAAGAACAGGCCATGATAGAATAGTAGTACCTATG GTGGATTATGAGCTTAATGTGTCAACTGGCATGCTGGATGTGTTGCATGGTAGAGAACATTTTGTGTCTAATCTTTCCATTTTGTTGCAATGGTCTCCATATTCAACAGAGGCTGAGCTTTTGAAGCAA TTTGATGACATTGGTTCCCATGgcacaaaa attattatctacAATTTATGGCTCAATAATGATCGGGATTCGGAGCTAGACTTTGATTCTGATCCAAAg GATATTCGCATTAGTGGAGACACCAAAAAAGTCAACACAATCCCTGCTTGGAAAGCTGTAAATGAACAACACATTGCCAGCCGTTATCATATTTCTCTTCGT GTATATTTGTCGATCTTGTACTTGCGAATTCCTGACACTTTCAGGATAATATTGCGTGGGGAAATTGTCGAGCATCATAACATAGCTGATGATCTCAAATTTATAGAATATATCTTGTATAGGCCTCAAAGCCTTGGATCTGTGGAG GGTACGGTTGTATGTACAATTGGTTTTCTTAAAGAAGCTCCACAAGTTAATATCCATGGCTTTTGTGTCTACCACAAGAACCGTCTAATTCTG CCATTTTGGCAGGTTGTTAGCTATTCAGACAGTAGGGGTAGAGGTGTGGTTG GTGTTTTGGAAGCTAATTTTGTTGAGCCAACTCATAACAAAcaagattttgagagaactTCCCTTTTTCAGAAGCTTGAAGGTCGCTTgaaggaaatgacatgggaataTTG GGATTATCATTGTGGACTAATTGGGTATCAGGTCAAGAAAAAGTCTCGACCAGCAGCATCTCATGTTTCATCTCACTTTACAGGACAGAGCAGTGCAGAACAACCTGTTCTGTTGAATCAAACTTCCTTGGATGCTGATAGAGCTAAAACAGGGTGTACAGATGTTGGAGTGAAGCAATCAATCACCAACTCTCATGGGAGAAGCATGCAAG GATTGCCTACGAAGAGGAAGGAACCTGGCGACTTAGCAAACTTTGAAAAGGTGAAACGTCAGGCAGGGACTAGTGCCAACACAGTTGTACAG CCTGTCGATACTACTGCAAATCACTCGAAAGATCAAGAAACTATTTACTTGatgcaagaaaacaaaaaactgCGTGCAAA ATGCTCGGAATATGAGAAGAGAAGGGAGGAACTTAACATCAAG GTCGAAAAGCTTAGAAGCGAAGTCAGTGAGGTTCAGCGCGAGTATTATCGACTGTTGGCTGAACTAAACTCCCTGGATATTGTGAAGGATGAGAATGATGtgtatatgtaa
- the LOC18603941 gene encoding protein MICRORCHIDIA 6 isoform X2, with product MNCVEIVDLSSDDELGEVDVKPVKLEPGTVVGSTTKQKNDHRFQPVELVKYKTQPGKQASEENKSSNNALSTGQSSTSFLEQGQSPGDDTGVSSTSAVSPAPVCRQFWKAGSYEGGLGSKVTLQNSKNYLHVHPLFLHSNATSHKWAFGAIAELLDNAIDEIQNGATFVIVDKTSNPRDGSPALLIQDDGGGMDPEAMRRCMSFGFSDKKSKSAIGQYGNGFKTSSMRLGGDVIVFSRYLDNRSLTQSIGLLSYTFLTRTGHDRIVVPMVDYELNVSTGMLDVLHGREHFVSNLSILLQWSPYSTEAELLKQFDDIGSHGTKIIIYNLWLNNDRDSELDFDSDPKDIRISGDTKKVNTIPAWKAVNEQHIASRYHISLRVYLSILYLRIPDTFRIILRGEIVEHHNIADDLKFIEYILYRPQSLGSVEGTVVCTIGFLKEAPQVNIHGFCVYHKNRLILPFWQVVSYSDSRGRGVVGVLEANFVEPTHNKQDFERTSLFQKLEGRLKEMTWEYWDYHCGLIGYQVKKKSRPAASHVSSHFTGQSSAEQPVLLNQTSLDADRAKTGCTDVGVKQSITNSHGRSMQGLPTKRKEPGDLANFEKVKRQAGTSANTVVQPVDTTANHSKDQETIYLMQENKKLRAKCSEYEKRREELNIKVEKLRSEVSEVQREYYRLLAELNSLDIVKDENDVYM from the exons ATGAACTGTGTAGAAATTGTGGACTTGTCTAGTGATGATGAACTTGGAGAGGTAGATGTGAAACCTGTTAAATTGGAGCCTGGAACTGTTGTTGGCAGCACAACAAAGCAGAAAAATGACCATAGATTCCAACCTGTTGAGCTTGTTAAGTACAAAACCCAACCTGGAAAACAAGCTtctgaagaaaataaaagctcAAACAACGCTTTAAGTACTGGTCAAAGTAGTACCAGTTTTTTGGAACAAGGCCAGTCTCCAGGGGATGATACAGGTGTTTCTTCAACTTCAGCTGTGTCTCCAGCGCCAGTTTGTCGACAATTCTGGAAAGCTGGGAGCTATGAAGGGGGGCTTGGTTCCAAGGTCACTCTACAAA ATAGCAAAAATTATCTACATGTTCACCCGCTGTTTCTTCATTCAAATGCCACTTCGCATAAGTGGGCCTTTGGTG CTATTGCAGAACTACTTGACAATGCCATTGATGAG ATCCAAAATGGGGCCACTTTTGTCATTGTAGATAAAACATCAAATCCGAGGGATGGGAGTCCAGCATTGTTAATTCAAG ATGATGGTGGTGGAATGGACCCTGAAGCAATGCGTCGCTGCATGAGCTTTGGATTTTCAGATAAGAAGTCAAAATCTGCAATTGGACAAT ATGGCAATGGTTTCAAGACTAGTTCTATGAGACTTGGAGGAGATGTCATTGTTTTCAGCCGCTACTTAGACAATAG GTCATTGACTCAAAGCATTGGTCTCCTCTCTTATACATTCTTGACAAGAACAGGCCATGATAGAATAGTAGTACCTATG GTGGATTATGAGCTTAATGTGTCAACTGGCATGCTGGATGTGTTGCATGGTAGAGAACATTTTGTGTCTAATCTTTCCATTTTGTTGCAATGGTCTCCATATTCAACAGAGGCTGAGCTTTTGAAGCAA TTTGATGACATTGGTTCCCATGgcacaaaaattattatctacAATTTATGGCTCAATAATGATCGGGATTCGGAGCTAGACTTTGATTCTGATCCAAAg GATATTCGCATTAGTGGAGACACCAAAAAAGTCAACACAATCCCTGCTTGGAAAGCTGTAAATGAACAACACATTGCCAGCCGTTATCATATTTCTCTTCGT GTATATTTGTCGATCTTGTACTTGCGAATTCCTGACACTTTCAGGATAATATTGCGTGGGGAAATTGTCGAGCATCATAACATAGCTGATGATCTCAAATTTATAGAATATATCTTGTATAGGCCTCAAAGCCTTGGATCTGTGGAG GGTACGGTTGTATGTACAATTGGTTTTCTTAAAGAAGCTCCACAAGTTAATATCCATGGCTTTTGTGTCTACCACAAGAACCGTCTAATTCTG CCATTTTGGCAGGTTGTTAGCTATTCAGACAGTAGGGGTAGAGGTGTGGTTG GTGTTTTGGAAGCTAATTTTGTTGAGCCAACTCATAACAAAcaagattttgagagaactTCCCTTTTTCAGAAGCTTGAAGGTCGCTTgaaggaaatgacatgggaataTTG GGATTATCATTGTGGACTAATTGGGTATCAGGTCAAGAAAAAGTCTCGACCAGCAGCATCTCATGTTTCATCTCACTTTACAGGACAGAGCAGTGCAGAACAACCTGTTCTGTTGAATCAAACTTCCTTGGATGCTGATAGAGCTAAAACAGGGTGTACAGATGTTGGAGTGAAGCAATCAATCACCAACTCTCATGGGAGAAGCATGCAAG GATTGCCTACGAAGAGGAAGGAACCTGGCGACTTAGCAAACTTTGAAAAGGTGAAACGTCAGGCAGGGACTAGTGCCAACACAGTTGTACAG CCTGTCGATACTACTGCAAATCACTCGAAAGATCAAGAAACTATTTACTTGatgcaagaaaacaaaaaactgCGTGCAAA ATGCTCGGAATATGAGAAGAGAAGGGAGGAACTTAACATCAAG GTCGAAAAGCTTAGAAGCGAAGTCAGTGAGGTTCAGCGCGAGTATTATCGACTGTTGGCTGAACTAAACTCCCTGGATATTGTGAAGGATGAGAATGATGtgtatatgtaa